The Streptomyces sp. NBC_00597 DNA segment CTGGCCTGCACCGCGGCCGGTCTCAAGGGGGCCCCGGTCCAGGTCCCGACGCGCCGGCACGCGGCGCAGCGCGTGCGGACCATCGCCGACGACGCGCGGACCACTCTGGTGCTCACCACCCGCGAGGTCCGCGACCAGGTCCTCGCCGACTTCGCCGGACTGCCCGAACTGGCCGGCCTGGAGATCGTCGCCACCGATGAGCTGCCCGCGCCGGCCGCCGCGACCGAACTACCCGTGCCCGAGCTGTCGGACGTGGCCCTGCTGCAGTACACGTCCGGTTCCACCGGAACGCCCAAGGGCGTGATGGTCACGCACGCCAACTTCTGGTTCAACGCGTGGGAGACGGACCAGCTGTGGCCGATGGAGGACGACGGGTCCGTCGTCTCCTGGCTGCCGTTCTTCCACGACATGGGCCTCCTGCTGGGCATCGTGCTGCCCCTGTGGGCCGGCCGGCCCTCGTACTTGATGGGCCCCGAGGCCTTCATCCGTCGTCCCGGACGCTGGCTGGAGGCGGTGTCCCGGTTCGGCGGCACGCACTCCTCGGCCCCCAACTTCGCGTACGACCTGTGCGTGCGCAGCGACAGCGTGCGCGGGCCGATCGACCTCTCGCGCTGGCGGATGGCCGCCAACGGCGCCGAGCCGGTCCGCGAGCACACGATGGCGCAGTTCATCGGCAAGTACGCCACCAGCGGCCTGGACAGCCGTGCCCTGTCGCCGAGTTACGGCCTGGCGGAGCACACCCTGAAGGTCGCCGGCAGCCCGCCGGACGCCGAACCGGCGCCGCTCGTGCTGGACGCGCAGGCACTGGGCCTGGGCAAGGTGGCCCCGGTCGCCACGGACGCGTCCGTGGTGACCAGCACCGTCATGAGCGTCGGCCGCACGGTCGGCGACACCCGGGTGCGCATCGTCGACCCGCACACCCTCAGGGCGGCGGCGCCCGACGAGGTCGGCGAGATATGGGTGTCCGGTCCGTGCGTGACGGCCGGCTACTTCGGGCGCGAGGAGGAGAGCGAGCGGACCTTCCGGGCGCGCATCGCCGGCGCCGAGGCGGACGGGTTCTTCCTGCGAACCGGCGACATGGGCTTCGTGCACGGCGGGGAGCTCTTCATCACCGGCCGCCTGAAGGACCTCATCATCGTCAAGGGCCGCAACCACTACCCGCAGGACCTGGAGCACACCGTCGAGGGCAGCCACCCGCTGCTGCGCCCGGCGTCCGCCGCCGCGTTCCCGGTGGACGACGGCACGGAGGAGTCCGTGGTCGTGGTGGTCGAGGGCGACAGCCGGGTGGGTCGGTACGCGAGCCCGCAGGAGGTGACGGACGCGGTGCGGGAGGCGCTGCGCCGCAACCACCGCATCGACGTGGCGGACGTGGTGCTGATC contains these protein-coding regions:
- a CDS encoding fatty acyl-AMP ligase is translated as MTTHPTTERTPLPLPALLARRADEMPDTVAYVYLQNGEEIGEQVTYAQLHGDVRARAGALAELAGERRSAVLMYPNGLEFIRAWLACTAAGLKGAPVQVPTRRHAAQRVRTIADDARTTLVLTTREVRDQVLADFAGLPELAGLEIVATDELPAPAAATELPVPELSDVALLQYTSGSTGTPKGVMVTHANFWFNAWETDQLWPMEDDGSVVSWLPFFHDMGLLLGIVLPLWAGRPSYLMGPEAFIRRPGRWLEAVSRFGGTHSSAPNFAYDLCVRSDSVRGPIDLSRWRMAANGAEPVREHTMAQFIGKYATSGLDSRALSPSYGLAEHTLKVAGSPPDAEPAPLVLDAQALGLGKVAPVATDASVVTSTVMSVGRTVGDTRVRIVDPHTLRAAAPDEVGEIWVSGPCVTAGYFGREEESERTFRARIAGAEADGFFLRTGDMGFVHGGELFITGRLKDLIIVKGRNHYPQDLEHTVEGSHPLLRPASAAAFPVDDGTEESVVVVVEGDSRVGRYASPQEVTDAVREALRRNHRIDVADVVLIRRGTLPKTTSGKVRRRPCREQYVAGTLNRLAAATARA